The genomic window TTAAAGATTAGTTTTCGGGATAACGCTAAAACCAGTCCGGCGGGACCATAGGAGAGTAGGGGGTTTCATGGAGAAGCAGGAAAGAGGGATTATGGACAGGGAAAACGGGACGACGGGCAATTCCGGAGATCTGTAGGGAGCAACTTATTATCGTGTGTTTCACACTCCGAGTAGTTTGCATCTTATTCTAAGAATCAGTGTTCTACGACTGTACCTCTGGAAAATATATCAGGTGATTTTAGCAATGCCGGAATCTGCTGCCTCACCTCCCGAATATCCATCTGACATCATATACCTATAAAAACCATACAAATATAAATGTTTTTGTTATATAATATATATTTTATTTATATACATGTAATTTGGTAGTTCAGACTTAAGGAAAGAATTACTACAACATTCATACTATAAACAAAAAATCAAATTGAAAATTATTCAGGAAACATGAAATGCAGAAACAAAATAAACTTATGTTATAACTAAATAGAATGAAATCAAAATATATATAAAGGGCATGCAATATTAACTAACTGAAATCAATGGCTGACAATATCGATGTATTCAAGAAAGTGATATTCAGCATCCCACCGATGAAAACGGTGATTGCCGCTGTAATAGTATCAGGTTGCCTGTATGGAATACTTGTTAATTTTTTCCTATCATCAGTATCCCCGTTGGAATTGAGTGTTCGTTATATTGTAGAGACAATATTGATGGTTTTCGTAATCCCGACACTTATTGCGGGTGAGATTTACCATTTGTCATTTGAGGAGTACCCCCGTAAATGGAGTTATTTCATAGCTCTATTTAGTGAATGCATCCTGTTTATATACGGTATGATCCTGAGTGCCGCCGAGCCAACAGGAATTGCAAGCAGCTGGAACATATTCTGGCTTGCGGTTATTACGGTGTTCCTGATCAGCATGATAGTATTAATATCAACGCTGGGATACGAAAATATCAAAAGAATTACTATAGTAAGCCTGGCACATCCACTTATGATAATTGCCACCTATCACATTTTCCTGGGCCGGGAACAAGATATAACTTATGTGACTTACGTGGAAAAATTAGGCGTTTTCTTCCTGGCAGGTATAACAATCCTGCTGGCTTTTTTACTTGCAGAGTACCTGATAAGTACCAACGTGAATGTTTCAGCTATTAAATTGTTCTCCGGAATGATGCATAAAAAACAGGAGATTCTGGACCTGGGATATTTTGTAAAACCAGATGTACAGACCCTGCTGTTGAAAAATGAAAGCGGAGAATCCACTATTGCAATCCCCTGGATACACCCCGGTCCACTCGAGGGATTTGGAGGAGGCAGGGCATCCACAGACATCATAAACCACCTTAACAATAACAGCGAGGGTTTTTTCCTGCATGTCCCATCCACTCATAAATCAGATCCTGCAAATCCCGGGGACATTAATAAAATAATAGGGGCATTCGAAGAGCCCGAAACAACCGGTTATGCATCAAAAATGCTAAAAAAGGATTACGGGAAACTGGTATTTTTCGGCAGGAAATGGGGAGATCAGAAGATAGTATACATGGAAGCTGAAGAATATGGAGATTACGAGATACCTGTATTTACAGAAATCCTGGATCTCAATAAAGTGGTGATAATAGATCTTCATAACCATGAACGCAATAAGGAACCTAAAGAGCAGCTCATGTATGGCACGGTGGAAGCCGAGCATTTCAGAAATTGCCTGAAGGATTTTCTCGGCGAACTTGAAAAGTGCGAACTCCATGATTACCGGGCAGGTTTTGCCACCGAGGTTGCATGTACACCTAAATTTGCTCTTGTAGAAGAGATAGATGGCCAGAGAATACTTGTCTTTGGCACCGAAGGCAATGGGATATCCCCTGAAATGATGGATGTAGCCCGCGAATATGAAAACGACTTTGATGACATCATAATGTTTACAACCGATACACACAGCAGCATACATAGCATGATTGCGGATAGGCATGTAGATCCTAAAAGCCTGGAAAATATCATTGAAAGTGCCCGGCAACATG from Methanohalophilus halophilus includes these protein-coding regions:
- a CDS encoding DUF2070 family protein, with the protein product MADNIDVFKKVIFSIPPMKTVIAAVIVSGCLYGILVNFFLSSVSPLELSVRYIVETILMVFVIPTLIAGEIYHLSFEEYPRKWSYFIALFSECILFIYGMILSAAEPTGIASSWNIFWLAVITVFLISMIVLISTLGYENIKRITIVSLAHPLMIIATYHIFLGREQDITYVTYVEKLGVFFLAGITILLAFLLAEYLISTNVNVSAIKLFSGMMHKKQEILDLGYFVKPDVQTLLLKNESGESTIAIPWIHPGPLEGFGGGRASTDIINHLNNNSEGFFLHVPSTHKSDPANPGDINKIIGAFEEPETTGYASKMLKKDYGKLVFFGRKWGDQKIVYMEAEEYGDYEIPVFTEILDLNKVVIIDLHNHERNKEPKEQLMYGTVEAEHFRNCLKDFLGELEKCELHDYRAGFATEVACTPKFALVEEIDGQRILVFGTEGNGISPEMMDVAREYENDFDDIIMFTTDTHSSIHSMIADRHVDPKSLENIIESARQHVSKASAGFMSKKAEPMKLLKDDYLGLAYSINILARLIPLTLFLLYIALILWIL